The Acinetobacter sp. GSS19 genome includes a region encoding these proteins:
- a CDS encoding 5-formyltetrahydrofolate cyclo-ligase: MRVSLQQLRQTLRRQRRKVNRFQQRQAEQRVWQQLIRLPEFHQAKNVGVYLDAFGEIATQRIIRSCFQQKKNVYLPMICSMNQHLVWVQINANQYQNRRFSHHPLGMREPMANRGHQVKTLDMLLMPLLACDMQGTRIGMGGGFYDRTLSRAPRQPFRLGLAHEFQRIVFPLPREVWDQPVDALLTPKNCYRFKR; encoded by the coding sequence ATGCGCGTTTCACTGCAGCAACTCCGTCAAACTCTGCGCCGCCAACGCAGGAAGGTGAACCGTTTCCAGCAACGTCAGGCTGAACAACGGGTTTGGCAACAGTTGATTCGTTTACCTGAATTTCATCAGGCTAAAAACGTTGGCGTATACCTTGATGCCTTCGGAGAGATCGCGACCCAGCGTATTATCCGTTCCTGTTTTCAGCAGAAAAAAAACGTCTATTTACCGATGATCTGTAGCATGAACCAGCATTTGGTCTGGGTTCAAATCAATGCGAATCAGTATCAAAACCGACGCTTTTCCCATCACCCCCTTGGGATGCGTGAACCGATGGCAAATCGTGGACATCAGGTCAAAACGCTCGATATGCTGCTCATGCCATTACTCGCGTGTGATATGCAAGGAACCCGTATTGGCATGGGGGGCGGCTTCTATGATCGAACCTTGTCCCGTGCACCTAGACAACCCTTTCGTCTGGGCCTCGCCCATGAATTTCAGCGCATCGTGTTCCCTTTACCGCGCGAAGTATGGGATCAGCCAGTCGATGCGTTATTGACACCAAAAAACTGTTACCGTTTTAAACGATAA
- a CDS encoding MerR family transcriptional regulator, protein MLTIGKLAKHCQINVETIRYYQRIGLMRVPETTQSYRYYNDKDIETLSFIQKAKDAGLQLNEIQELLQLELDDRAQVRQVIEQRLAKIDQRIEELQALKKRLSSWIAECKNTQETSCPILKQLKHKPL, encoded by the coding sequence ATGCTCACGATTGGAAAACTGGCAAAGCATTGTCAGATAAATGTGGAAACCATCCGTTACTATCAGCGTATCGGTTTGATGCGGGTGCCAGAAACCACGCAGAGTTACCGCTATTACAATGATAAAGACATCGAAACCCTAAGTTTTATTCAAAAAGCCAAAGATGCCGGCTTACAGTTGAATGAAATTCAGGAATTATTGCAGCTCGAACTGGATGACCGTGCACAGGTGCGTCAGGTCATTGAACAGCGTCTGGCCAAAATCGACCAACGTATCGAAGAATTACAGGCCTTAAAAAAACGTCTGTCCAGCTGGATTGCCGAATGTAAAAATACTCAGGAAACTAGCTGCCCGATTTTAAAACAACTTAAACATAAGCCACTCTAG
- a CDS encoding heavy metal translocating P-type ATPase codes for MTQQQKPVCCSAAKNSEQVIQRDPVCGMSVQEDTAYFVDYQNQRYLFCSASCQQKFSQSPQQYLQSDDSDSATATRCCASSTKPNAVDSGCGRTSLNANTPTGCGCGSKSKEVFTAIDPVCGMQVSDPAKPQTEYQGQTYYFCNPKCLDKFLATPEQYVKTTAKKSTCCGGSEKQPTVAARTCCSPQTVQQQTAKKSSCCGGNQNQATMAAEIDPVCGMQVDPGTDLKTKYQGKTYYFCNPKCLDKFLATPEQYVKTTAKKSSCCGESDKQPTVAASTCCSPQPVQQQTVKKSSCCGGSHDQATTTAEIDPVCGMQVDPTTDLKTDYQGKIYHFCNPSCLDKFQQDPEFYLIPADQRPVPEGAEGLLYTCPMDPEIVQKGPGICPICGMALEPMQPTLDEGPNPELVDFSRRFWWTLPLSLIVLVLAMGSHLYPLIPQHIQPWIELVLSLPVVLWAGYPIFQRSWISYKTGHLNMWSLIGVGVLAAFLYSLVATIFPSLIPDAAKTGHGVAVYYEAACTIVSLSLLGQVMELKARAQTADSLRALLRLQPAKAKRVENGQVVDVQISQIKQGDILQISSGEQVPLDGIVVEGKTYIDEAMMTGEPVPVKKEKDDRVIGGTVNQQGSIRIKTTAVGNQTVLAKMIQTVAEAQRSKAPLQRLADVVAKYFVIVVLLISAITFAAWMLIGQVGFDLALMCAVAVLIIACPCALGLATPMSVMATTGRAAQKGVLFKDAEAIEALSKVNTLIIDKTGTLTEGKPSVKEVVALSTSASQQQMQQWIASIEQYSTHPIAQSLTKLADPSVLIAVNDFEEVTGFGVKGTLHGQLLYVGSQKLLELLQLSLSPDLQRQLDQSRAQGDVVSFLASKQEVLAYIIVYDAIKQNAQQVIQQLRADHIEVIMATGDHQQNAQWVAAELGIQHVYGNLDPTQKLDIVKKYQQQGRIVAMAGDGINDAPALAQANVGIAMGNGTDIAKQTAQVTLVKGDIRGVADALHMAKLGVRNMKQNLAFSFVYNGLGVPIAAGLFYPITGLLLTPMLAALAMSLSSLSVVMNALRLQKVK; via the coding sequence ATGACACAACAACAAAAACCGGTCTGTTGTTCCGCAGCAAAAAATTCTGAACAAGTAATCCAGCGAGATCCAGTGTGTGGGATGTCTGTTCAAGAGGACACTGCGTATTTCGTCGATTATCAAAATCAACGTTATTTATTTTGTAGCGCGAGTTGTCAACAGAAGTTTAGTCAGAGTCCGCAGCAGTATTTACAGTCTGACGATTCCGATTCAGCGACAGCAACCCGTTGCTGTGCGTCATCAACTAAACCGAATGCAGTGGACTCAGGTTGTGGGCGGACATCTTTAAATGCAAATACTCCAACAGGCTGTGGTTGTGGAAGTAAATCTAAAGAAGTGTTTACGGCCATTGACCCTGTCTGTGGCATGCAGGTTAGTGACCCTGCAAAACCGCAGACCGAATACCAAGGACAGACCTACTATTTTTGCAATCCAAAATGTCTGGATAAATTTCTGGCGACTCCCGAGCAGTATGTAAAAACGACGGCAAAAAAATCTACCTGTTGTGGCGGATCAGAAAAACAGCCAACAGTTGCTGCTCGTACCTGTTGTAGCCCTCAAACTGTGCAGCAGCAAACTGCTAAAAAATCATCTTGTTGTGGTGGGAACCAGAATCAAGCCACAATGGCGGCTGAAATTGACCCGGTGTGTGGGATGCAGGTTGATCCCGGCACTGATTTAAAAACCAAATATCAGGGTAAAACCTACTATTTTTGCAATCCAAAATGTCTGGATAAATTTCTGGCGACTCCCGAGCAGTATGTGAAAACGACGGCAAAAAAATCCTCCTGCTGTGGCGAGTCTGACAAACAGCCAACAGTTGCTGCTAGCACCTGTTGTAGTCCTCAACCTGTACAGCAGCAAACTGTTAAAAAGTCATCTTGCTGTGGTGGGAGTCATGATCAAGCCACAACGACTGCTGAAATTGACCCGGTGTGTGGGATGCAAGTTGATCCTACCACCGATTTAAAAACCGATTATCAGGGTAAAATCTACCATTTCTGTAATCCCTCTTGTCTAGATAAGTTTCAGCAGGATCCGGAGTTTTATCTGATTCCAGCAGATCAGCGACCTGTGCCTGAAGGTGCAGAAGGCCTTTTGTATACTTGCCCAATGGATCCAGAAATTGTGCAGAAAGGTCCTGGGATTTGTCCGATTTGCGGTATGGCACTTGAGCCGATGCAACCTACTTTAGATGAAGGTCCAAACCCGGAACTTGTGGATTTCAGCCGACGTTTCTGGTGGACCTTACCTTTGAGTTTGATCGTGCTGGTGCTGGCGATGGGATCGCATCTGTATCCACTGATTCCACAGCATATTCAGCCTTGGATCGAACTGGTATTGAGCCTGCCGGTCGTTCTTTGGGCGGGATATCCGATTTTCCAGCGTTCTTGGATTTCTTATAAAACCGGTCATCTCAATATGTGGAGCCTGATCGGGGTAGGGGTATTGGCTGCTTTTCTCTATAGTCTGGTGGCAACCATTTTCCCAAGCCTGATTCCGGATGCGGCTAAAACTGGCCATGGTGTCGCAGTGTATTACGAGGCGGCTTGTACCATTGTGTCTTTGAGTTTGCTTGGGCAGGTCATGGAGCTGAAAGCACGAGCTCAGACTGCTGATTCGCTACGTGCCTTATTGCGCTTGCAGCCTGCTAAAGCCAAGCGTGTAGAGAATGGTCAGGTAGTTGATGTGCAGATTAGCCAAATTAAACAGGGCGACATTTTGCAGATTTCTTCAGGTGAGCAGGTACCACTTGATGGCATTGTTGTTGAAGGAAAAACCTACATTGATGAAGCCATGATGACGGGTGAACCGGTGCCAGTGAAAAAAGAAAAGGATGACCGTGTCATTGGAGGTACGGTCAACCAGCAAGGCAGTATCCGGATTAAAACCACAGCGGTTGGGAATCAGACGGTCTTAGCGAAAATGATTCAAACTGTGGCAGAGGCTCAGCGTTCAAAAGCGCCTTTACAACGTCTGGCGGACGTGGTGGCAAAATATTTTGTCATTGTGGTGTTACTGATTAGTGCTATTACCTTTGCCGCTTGGATGCTGATCGGGCAGGTTGGCTTCGATTTGGCCTTAATGTGCGCCGTGGCAGTTCTGATTATTGCCTGTCCATGTGCTTTGGGATTGGCTACGCCAATGTCGGTGATGGCAACAACAGGACGTGCTGCACAAAAAGGGGTGCTGTTCAAGGATGCTGAAGCAATTGAAGCACTTAGTAAAGTCAATACACTGATCATTGATAAAACCGGTACTTTAACTGAAGGGAAACCGAGTGTGAAAGAGGTTGTTGCACTCAGTACATCCGCATCCCAACAGCAAATGCAGCAATGGATTGCATCGATTGAGCAGTATTCCACTCATCCGATTGCACAAAGCTTGACGAAACTCGCGGATCCTTCGGTTTTAATTGCGGTGAATGATTTTGAAGAAGTCACAGGCTTTGGGGTAAAAGGTACTTTACATGGACAATTGCTCTATGTAGGTAGCCAGAAATTACTGGAACTGTTGCAATTGTCTTTATCACCTGACCTGCAACGACAACTGGATCAGTCCCGTGCTCAAGGCGATGTGGTCAGTTTTCTGGCCAGTAAACAGGAAGTGCTGGCGTATATTATTGTCTATGATGCGATTAAGCAGAATGCACAGCAAGTGATCCAGCAGTTACGTGCTGACCATATCGAAGTGATTATGGCGACGGGCGATCATCAGCAGAATGCACAGTGGGTGGCTGCGGAGCTTGGAATCCAGCATGTCTATGGCAATCTGGATCCCACACAGAAACTGGATATTGTGAAAAAATATCAGCAACAAGGCCGTATTGTGGCAATGGCGGGTGATGGAATTAATGATGCACCTGCACTGGCACAGGCGAATGTTGGGATTGCCATGGGCAACGGCACGGATATTGCCAAACAGACCGCGCAGGTGACATTGGTCAAAGGGGATATTCGTGGTGTGGCGGATGCCTTGCATATGGCTAAACTCGGTGTGCGCAATATGAAACAGAATCTGGCATTTTCCTTTGTATATAATGGCTTGGGTGTTCCGATTGCTGCTGGGTTATTTTATCCCATCACTGGGCTGCTGTTGACGCCGATGTTGGCAGCCTTGGCCATGTCGCTCAGCTCGCTCTCGGTCGTTATGAATGCCCTACGTTTACAAAAAGTAAAGTAA
- a CDS encoding OmpA family protein has translation MNIKKTALIAAVVLSAIGCTSTPKKLPLERWTTFKPVTAIDADTSKLPVDRALVVFIREPGQISGPAVNVFIDGEYLTSLQDGGYKITSVCAAYGNIVANFTDPKADYYNIRRQKNVQTFKPGSVNFIKFIPGTNGQIQLQHLDEQTTRDLMPKYLEQINTISRVDQKKVCPQVVKQRVPVPYKKYTLQTNALFAFGKSGINDILQKGREEVYAVAQDIVKDGDHIMHVMVVGHTDPEGTNEYNEQLSIHRAETVRSLLMSSGIQNKTINIEGRGETEPLISDCRARFPKNKVARDKCNLPNRRVEVISYGVKPE, from the coding sequence ATGAATATTAAAAAAACAGCTTTGATTGCAGCAGTTGTCTTAAGTGCAATTGGCTGCACATCAACTCCGAAAAAACTGCCGTTAGAACGGTGGACAACCTTTAAACCCGTGACTGCAATTGATGCAGATACAAGTAAGCTTCCTGTGGATCGTGCTTTGGTGGTGTTTATTCGTGAACCTGGACAAATTTCAGGGCCTGCTGTGAATGTTTTTATTGATGGTGAATATCTTACTTCTTTACAGGATGGGGGATATAAAATCACGTCAGTCTGCGCAGCATATGGCAACATCGTGGCAAATTTTACTGATCCCAAAGCAGATTATTACAACATTCGCCGTCAAAAAAATGTCCAGACATTCAAGCCGGGTTCGGTCAATTTTATCAAGTTTATTCCAGGTACAAATGGACAAATCCAGTTACAGCATCTTGATGAGCAGACCACCAGAGACTTGATGCCAAAGTATCTTGAACAAATAAACACCATTTCACGTGTCGACCAGAAAAAAGTTTGTCCTCAGGTCGTCAAACAGCGTGTACCGGTTCCGTATAAAAAATATACCTTACAAACCAATGCATTATTTGCATTTGGAAAATCAGGAATTAACGACATTTTGCAAAAAGGTCGAGAAGAGGTGTATGCGGTTGCGCAAGACATTGTGAAAGACGGTGACCATATCATGCATGTGATGGTTGTAGGACATACTGATCCAGAAGGCACTAACGAGTATAACGAGCAGCTTTCTATCCATCGTGCTGAAACTGTACGTAGTCTATTGATGAGCAGTGGTATTCAGAATAAAACCATCAACATCGAAGGCCGTGGTGAGACTGAACCGCTGATCTCAGATTGTCGAGCACGCTTTCCTAAAAATAAAGTCGCGCGTGATAAATGCAACCTGCCAAATCGACGAGTTGAAGTTATCTCGTATGGTGTTAAACCCGAATAG